The window TCATTTTCATCTAACACAACCAGCATATGCACATGTGGAAGACCACGTTTCTGAAACTCAATAACGTATGCGTAAGCAACAACACTGCCCAATACCCCCTTTTCAATGATGTCTTCTTTTAGTTGCTCAAGTTTTGCACGAAATACTCTAGTGAGTAAGTCAGGGCGATCTTGTGGAGTTTGTCCAGCGAGTAATTCGCTTTTGATTTCTTCCCAACTTGGGTTACATGTCATGGTAATAAAAAGATCTGGCTTTCCGAATCTTTGAACCAAAGTCATTGCGTCTTGATATCGTTGGTACATGTCACGTGGGCTTCCAACAAATGATGATGGTAAAATAATTCTACGCCCGATGCTacctaataatattttattttcaattagcTATATATATTGTACACACTTTAAACAAAGTTAATTTTCTAAATAACGATGACTGAAACGATATATATACCTGCATTGTGTTGACCTGCATTTAGAGAGTCTTCAAGTCCTTTGTAGAGATCCGCTCTAACTGTGGCTTGATTAGAACGCAACCATCTAAGTTTTTGTGATTCAATTTTAATGTAGTTATCTACAACATATTGTTGCAAGAGACGTCCACCTCGAAGCAAAAGTGATGATCCATTATGGCGTATCTACAAAAGCAAATTTCATATATTGCTTTTAATATAGGAATCATCATTCATCTATATATACCGGGAAGTAAATTATGTTATCAGTACAAACCTGTAACATATAAGCATAATAGTCGCAACATGTTATTGCTCTTCCACCATCATCACGACTGTTAACATCCCATCCATATGTACCGTAAGGCAGCAATAGTGGATATTGTAAGGGATCATAAAATCCAACATAGTCTCGAACGTGAGAAAGTCTTCCACTAATTGTCTCCACCACGATATCCCTTCCATTTGCAATTGTGGCATTATCTCCATCTATTATAATTGCCGCAACTTGTGATGCTGATGGTAGACTATACTGACGCCGATCTATTGGTTGCTCTTTTAGGATCAACTTGCAATTCGGCAAATCTTGGCGTTGTCCGAGGCTTCGCAATGTATGAACAAAAGGATTATGGTTGTTCAACATATGTTGTATCTTTTCAACCACACGTCTATCTAAAACTTCACTTTCACACATTCGGTTTTCAACTTCATGCTCAGTGTCATATATATAAGCTTGTAAAAATCGCGGTCTGTTCCCTTCATTTGGTAAAAGTCCACCAATCTTATGATATAATGCACCTTGAGCACGAAATGTGTAAATCCCACGACCACCAATATTAATTCTTTCATCCACGTGTACTCCCATTGAAGTGAATGCAAATGCATGATTGTAAGCTCGAATATTTTGCCTGAAGTGTCTACCCTCATTTGTTTGGTCAGAGAAAAGAGCAACCATTTCTGGTGGGGATTGTATTGGGGGTAAAACAATTCTTCCTTTCAAGCAACACATATTCAAAGTTTCTCGAGCAAACAATCGTGCATAGCAGTACGGACATGTGGTTGGAGCAGATAATTGGCAACCTAGGATACCCCGATTCTCATTATAATTTCTAGCACAATTGtggtttcttcttcctctggttTGGCGCACATGACAATTGGTTCTATTTGCATGTTCTTCTTCTGATATTTTTACATGAATATCCAACATTCAGTATAAGAATTTTCTTTGTAACTAATCACATATCTATATAAAGATAAAATTATATACTAAGCTCACCATTGTGGGGAGGAATTGAGAGCATCCCATAAGATATTTGTGACCTATTTGAATGTGCCAACTGTCCCATATGAGTACGCATTCTAGTAGAAGTTTGGTCATCATGATTTGTGATATCTGACAAAACCCTTGAATTCGCGCTTTCATGCTCAATTTGTTCTAATAAATAGACCACATTATAATACGATTAGTTAAAATTTTtgtctttaatatttaatatatttagttGTGAGTCTAATATTTCGTAAGACTACCACTAAAAATAACTACAACATTGAGATCAATATGAAAGTATTGAAGAAAAGAATACAATGAGATTTCAATTCACTAAATTTTGTTCTTAAAAAATAACCTAATTTTTTAAGTgtgaaacaaatacaaataaagaaattgaaataaataccAGGAATTTGTTGTTCTATATTACTGGGGTCGACCTCAACATCATAGTTAGCCAACTGAACCCGTTCTTGTATATTATTGGGACCTACTTGTTGCatagttaaaagaaaaattagaaattagattttttttttttttttttgcattagtatgagttaaagaaaaaggaatatGAAATAAATACCAGGAATTTCTTGTTGTATGTTACTGGGGGATGTCATAGTATGATCATCATATAGAGTTGGAATTTGTTGTCTTTTTTCTTGTGCTATTAGACGTCGTCGAGCTAGATATCTTTGATGTTCTTCAGGACTCAATGATTGACGCCATTGTCTTGCACGACTTTGGCCACGCTCCATGGAAAAATTTgtctaaaaaatttaaaaataaatgaacctaaattgaatacaaattcTGTGACATTCCATAAATACGAAAAAGTCTACGTAGATGCCTAtgaacagaagaagaagaagaaacatttATCTACATATCACTATAatacaaaagaacaaaataaaatgatcacAAAATACTTTTGAAGTGTAATAAGTATTAGTGCAAGGAAATGACGGGCTTATATACACTTCTCGGTTGGTGTTAGGACTTGGATATGATTTAGctttcatgtttttttcttttataaattagCATTGTTTAtagagttttaatttttaggtCAACTGGATGAGTagaattttaaacttttttaatACCCCTAAACCCTATCATAAATGACGGATGTGGGCTGGacataatataaaaagtttataGAAATGTGTAACCCGTAATAAGAGGCTAAAAAACTACCACATGACAAAGAAGAATTTGTATTCAATGTAGGTTCATTATATTTATTAGTTTGCTCTAATAACTCAACAATGCACATATAAGCTCTAAAATGTTGTGATATCCTTaaaattttagtaattttggtTTCTTAGGTATTATGTTTATTAGTAATTTTGGTTCATTAGTTTAAGGATATGATCTTCAATAATTTGTGATCAACACAGCTTAAGAAATTTTGGGGTGCTTTGTTGGTCGTTGGGGTGCAAATGGGGATGGGATGATTTGGTtcaaatggattaaaaa of the Pyrus communis chromosome 1, drPyrComm1.1, whole genome shotgun sequence genome contains:
- the LOC137746216 gene encoding uncharacterized protein, with protein sequence MVALFSDQTNEGRHFRQNIRAYNHAFAFTSMGVHVDERINIGGRGIYTFRAQGALYHKIGGLLPNEGNRPRFLQAYIYDTEHEVENRMCESEVLDRRVVEKIQHMLNNHNPFVHTLRSLGQRQDLPNCKLILKEQPIDRRQYSLPSASQVAAIIIDGDNATIANGRDIVVETISGRLSHVRDYVGFYDPLQYPLLLPYGTYGWDVNSRDDGGRAITCCDYYAYMLQIRHNGSSLLLRGGRLLQQYVVDNYIKIESQKLRWLRSNQATVRADLYKGLEDSLNAGQHNAGSIGRRIILPSSFVGSPRDMYQRYQDAMTLVQRFGKPDLFITMTCNPSWEEIKSELLAGQTPQDRPDLLTRVFRAKLEQLKEDIIEKGVLGSVVAYAYVIEFQKRGLPHVHMLVVLDENDKINNPDEYDRIVRAEIPNEDVEPQLYNVVLKHMIHGPCGIHNPLSPCMKNGSCKRKFPKPFAPVTVQGNDSYPIYQRRGNRLPVSLNRQGNIMVDNSWVIPYNPWLLLRYDCHINVEICASIKSVKYLYKYVYKGPDRVTVEVQSDPQYDEIKQFQDARWVCAPEALWKIFKFIINRIYPSVERMQIHLPNMHQVQFRADESITNILHDESTRKTMLTEFFTLNHVDAEARHYLYMEIPSHYRRIQAQRKWSKRKNRNKVIGRIYAVSPAEGEKYYLRILLNHVRGPTSFTNLRTVNGVLHPTFKQAAEQ